ATTCTTTTTTGAACAATATATGGATAGATTCAATACCTGCCGGCGAAGCAAAATTGATTAACAAATCTCTCGATGTATCACAATTTACCGGCGAGCAAATACTAATTACATCTATCGAACCGAAACTGAATTTGAATGAATTAATTTTAGAAAATAATGTTTTATCCTACCCATTCTACGTTGATCAAGGGGTATCAGTTTTAGAGAATGTTATAGTAACTTTCGACGGCAAAGAAATCCGGAATGGCGATTACGTTTCTTCTATGCCAACAATTCAAGTTTCATTACCGGAAAATTTTCCGATGGTTGATCTTACAGCAATCTATTTAGATGGTGAAAATATACTTACCGAACGTGAAAGCTATTCACAAAAATCATCTACCACAACAAAGATTGAATTGAAGCCAACTCTTACGGATGGCGACCATAAATTGATAATAAGTGGGAGGAACAATTCTAACTTAATATCATTTGATTTTAAAGTTTCTAACACTCCTCAAATTTTAAGTATTTTTAATTATCCGAATCCGTTTACTACCGGCACCCAATTCACATTTGAATTAACGGGCCAAAGTGGGGTGGAGAGAGTTACGATTTTAGTTTATTCGGTAGCGGGGAGACAATTGAAAGAGCTAACTGCCACAAACGTAAACATTGGTTTTAACAGCATAGTTTGGGATGGACGGGACAACGATGGGAACGAGTTAGGTAACGGTGTTTATTTGTATAAAATTAAAGCTAAATTTGAAAACGAAGTGAATAGTCAGGTTCAAAAATTAGTAAAATTAAGATAATTTGATATTTGGGCAAAATTTTCTTATCTTTTTCAGCAAAAATTTAAAAAGGTATAAAAAATGTTTTGGTTTTTAATTGTAGTTGAAGTAATAATAGCTATTGTAATTATCGTTTCCGTCTTGATGCAATCGAGTAAAGGGGGCGGATTAGCCGGTACTTTCGGTGGTGCTCAAATGGGTACTATGTTCGGTGTTCGCCGTACTGCCGATTTTTTAAGTAAATTTACAGCAGTATTAGCGACTATTTTTATAGTTTTAAGTTTGGTAATCAACATGTTCTTCTTACCAAGCCGTGCGGTTCAAAGTGAGAGCGTGATTCAGAAAGGAACAAGCTCGATTCCTCCACCATTACCACCGCCTATACAAACCACACCGCCAGGCGGGGGAACTCAATAATATTTTAGCGATTTGTTTCAGCAAGCGCCCATGGCTCAATTGGTAGAGCAGCTGACTCTTAATCAGCGGGTTCCAGGTTCGAGTCCTGGTGGGCGCACCAATAACGCTCGACGTTTCTTGAAATGCAAAACGTTTAAGTGAGTATTCATTCGGAGTAAACCGGCTTGTGTTCGAATCAGAAAGGGTAGCGGTGTTTACAGCACCGCGGTGGAGCAATGTAATACAATCAACGTTTTGGATTTTCCCCAATTAGATATATTGTAAATTTAAAATTTCAGAATGCCTAAAAGAACAGAAAACACTTTTCCCGTTGCTATAGTAACAGGTTCTGCAATGCGATTAGGCCGCGAAGTTGCCTTAAGTTTGGCAAATAATGGCTTCAGCATTTGCATCCATTATAATAAATCGAAACCCGAAGCACAGAAATTAGCTTCAGAGATTGAAACAACATTTCAGAAACCGGTTCTATTAGTCAAAGCTGATATCTCAAAATTTGCCCAAATCGAAACTATGATGAAGCATATACTGAAAAAATTTGGACGTATCGATCTCCTGGTTAATAATGCTTCAGTTTTTATTAAATCACGCTTGGAAGAAACCACTGAAGAAATTTGGGATAAGTCGTTGGATACTAATCTAAAAGGGGTTTTCTTTTGCAGTAAAATTGCAGCCAAACACATGTCGAAAAAACAAAGCGGCACAATAATTAATATAGCTTCGTTAGGTGGAATAAAGCCGTTCGCTAATTACCTACCTTATTCAGTTTCAAAGGCGGGACTAATAATGCTTACAAAATGTTTGGCAAAATCTTTAGCTCCTTATATTTTGGTGAATGCAATTGCATCCGGAACAATTGAATTTGAAAATGAAAAAGTAAAAAGGAATGAAAAAATACTTTTGAAAGACTATACCAAAGCAAGCGAAATAGCTGACTTAGTTGTTTTCCTTGCAACAAAAAATAAACATATAACAGGTCAGATAATATCGATTGACAGTGGAAATTCATTAATATGAAAAATAATAAAATATTGCCAAAACTAAAGCGAATGCCAAAAGCATACGAAAACATAGATTTTTTGAAAGGAACTTACGGAAGAGAAATCAGGATTTTATCTGAATTTGCAGAACCGCGCTCCCGCTTCATTAAAGAAAAAATAAAAGACACTATCGTATTTTTCGGATCTGCACGTATTAAACCACCTGAAAAAGCAAAATTACAGTTTGAGAATTTGAAAAAGAGATTATCAAAACAAAAGACAAAGAATACCGCCATTCTAAAAGAATTTGAAAATTCAAAAGTGATACTCGAAATGTCGAAGTATTACGAAGAATCAACTAAATTGGCAAAACTGCTTACAAAGTGGTCGAACACATTAGATCATGGTCGTAGGTTTGTGATATGCTCCGGCGGTGGACCCGGTGTTATGGAAGCAGCAAACAAGGGGGCTATCTCAAGTGGAGGTAAATCTATTGGACTGAATATAAGTTTACCACACGAGCAATTTCCAAATCCCTTTATCAGCGAAGAGTTAAATTTCGAGTTTCATTACTTTTTTATGCGAAAATTTTGGTTTGTTTATCTTGCAAAAGCGATGGTTATTTTTCCTGGTGGTTTTGGAACTATGGATGAGCTTTTTGAGGTGTTAACATTGCTACAGAGCAGTAAAATCCAGAAAGATTTGACTGTCGTTTTATACAGCGAGGATTTTTGGAAAAAGATAGTTAATTTCCCCGAATTGATTCGATTAGGAGTTATCTCCTCTGATGATATGAAGTTATTTAAATTTTGCAATACGCCCGAAGAAACTTTTGAGTATCTGAAGGAATCGTTAACAAAAAAATACTTGTTATAGACCAATAGATCTGCCCGATGCAGGCGGAAATGTCAGGTGAAAGGTAACAAAATTAAGTTACGAGTTATCTAAGTAATGCAGAACAATAACTTTAGATTTAGGTGGTGGTAAAGGAGCATCTGATTTAAGTAGCTGAATGTACCGGGAGTTGAGCATGATTGTATAATCGTTATAAACAGTTCTTTTAGTTTCAAAGCAGAAGATTGCATCCAGGTCGATCCATCGGAAGAGCGATGAATGTTTTGTAAAGAGTCGAGATTAGAAAAACGTTGGTTATGATGAGTATTGTATGGAAGTCGGTATAAATTTTAGCAGGAATGCCGAAAAACTCGATATATTTATCCCAGAAGGAGAGAACACTTTTGGGGTCTTCGGCTTCAGTAAGTTGAAGAAAGATTTGTCCTGAGGCATCGTCGACTACGCATAGCAAACAACAAACAGGTCATCGACCTTCGAACCATTCGTGATAACTACCATCAAATTTTCCGGTGTGGCTGAACTCGAATTTTTCAGAAAAGAAGGTTGTGATAGTATCCAAAATTCGATTCATAATTTGACTTTGTATCATAATTTCTCTATTTTTTCACTGAAAAAAATGGAAAATTTATGAATCTGAAAGATACTTTAAGCAAAGAAATAATTAACGCAACCAAAGTCAGCGACAAAATCCGTTTAGAAACCGTCCGCGGACTTCGTGCCATTTTATTAGAAAAAGAAATTGAGAAACGACCAAACCCAATTACTTCCGATGACGAAATGGGAGTGTTAATCTCATCAGCCAAAAAACGTAAAGAGTCAATCGAAATGTATGAAAAGGGGGGACGCATTGAATTAGCCGAAAAAGAAAAAAGCGAACTCAAAATAATTGAAGAGTTTTTGCCAAAACAATTGACGCTGGATGAAGTTGAAGCAATTATTAAACGTATCGTTTTCGAATCGGGCGCAAACTCGCAAAAGGATTTCGGCAAAGTTATGCCTGATGTAATGAAAGAACTGAAAGGCAAAGCCGATGGAAAAATAATTTCAGATACCGTTAAAAAACTATTAGGGGGTTAGTTATGATTACATACATTGATATCATTGTTTTTATTACAGTTTTATTGTTTATTTTGTTGGGCTATAAAGATGGTTTTTTCAGAAAAGTTTTCAGCATTTTATCCCTTTTCATAGGGTTTATTATCGCAACTAAATTAATGGGACCTTTCGGAAAATTGATCATCGAATGGTTTGAATTTGCCCCTTATTTTTCGTATCCGTTTGCATTTTTTGCAATTCTAATAACCGTTATGTTAATCGTAATGTTGATTTATCGCTGGCTCGGCTCAAAAGGGACAGTCTTAAAATTAATTAACCGATTTGGGGGCGCTTTGTTAGGTGCAGCTCAAGGGCTGCTCCTTATGAGTTTAGCTCTGTTAGTCTTAAAATTCGTTGATGTCCCATCGGAAGAAACGAAGAGGGATTCTTTTATGTATATTCATATCATAAATGTAGCTCCAAAAGTTTTTGACTTCGCACTCACGGCTGTTCCTGAATCTAAAACTTTTTTCGAGGAGATTGAAAAGAATTTAGAAAAATATAAAGATGAACTATAGTTCCTGATGATAGATTATTTAAATTCAATCGCTAAACTCGAATTTCCGAAAGTTAAAAATCATATAAAGCGGTTTGCGGTATCTGAAGCTGCTAAAGAAAAGATTAACAATCTCATCCCGATCTGTTCATTCGAGGAGATTCGTAACC
The nucleotide sequence above comes from Bacteroidota bacterium. Encoded proteins:
- the secG gene encoding preprotein translocase subunit SecG; amino-acid sequence: MFWFLIVVEVIIAIVIIVSVLMQSSKGGGLAGTFGGAQMGTMFGVRRTADFLSKFTAVLATIFIVLSLVINMFFLPSRAVQSESVIQKGTSSIPPPLPPPIQTTPPGGGTQ
- a CDS encoding SDR family NAD(P)-dependent oxidoreductase yields the protein MPKRTENTFPVAIVTGSAMRLGREVALSLANNGFSICIHYNKSKPEAQKLASEIETTFQKPVLLVKADISKFAQIETMMKHILKKFGRIDLLVNNASVFIKSRLEETTEEIWDKSLDTNLKGVFFCSKIAAKHMSKKQSGTIINIASLGGIKPFANYLPYSVSKAGLIMLTKCLAKSLAPYILVNAIASGTIEFENEKVKRNEKILLKDYTKASEIADLVVFLATKNKHITGQIISIDSGNSLI
- a CDS encoding LOG family protein, giving the protein MKNNKILPKLKRMPKAYENIDFLKGTYGREIRILSEFAEPRSRFIKEKIKDTIVFFGSARIKPPEKAKLQFENLKKRLSKQKTKNTAILKEFENSKVILEMSKYYEESTKLAKLLTKWSNTLDHGRRFVICSGGGPGVMEAANKGAISSGGKSIGLNISLPHEQFPNPFISEELNFEFHYFFMRKFWFVYLAKAMVIFPGGFGTMDELFEVLTLLQSSKIQKDLTVVLYSEDFWKKIVNFPELIRLGVISSDDMKLFKFCNTPEETFEYLKESLTKKYLL
- a CDS encoding GatB/YqeY domain-containing protein — translated: MNLKDTLSKEIINATKVSDKIRLETVRGLRAILLEKEIEKRPNPITSDDEMGVLISSAKKRKESIEMYEKGGRIELAEKEKSELKIIEEFLPKQLTLDEVEAIIKRIVFESGANSQKDFGKVMPDVMKELKGKADGKIISDTVKKLLGG
- a CDS encoding CvpA family protein, which codes for MITYIDIIVFITVLLFILLGYKDGFFRKVFSILSLFIGFIIATKLMGPFGKLIIEWFEFAPYFSYPFAFFAILITVMLIVMLIYRWLGSKGTVLKLINRFGGALLGAAQGLLLMSLALLVLKFVDVPSEETKRDSFMYIHIINVAPKVFDFALTAVPESKTFFEEIEKNLEKYKDEL